Genomic DNA from Candidatus Zixiibacteriota bacterium:
GCATTGTGGAGTTTTGCTCCGCATGACATATCAGTGGCACTTTTTCTGCTCAACAAGGAGCCTGTCAGTGTAACCGCGGTTGCACGATCGTATCTTCAGAAGGAGAAGGGGATCGAGGATGTGTCATTCATGACGATGCTGTTCAAAGAAGGAGAGATGGCGAATATCCACGTCTCCTGGCTCGATCCCAATAAAGTCCGGAAGCTGACGGTAGTTGGCTCGAAGAAGATGGTTGTGCTGGATGATACCGAGGCATCCGAGAAGATCAGAATATACGACAAAGGAGTTGACAAAGGACTGGATTATCAGACCTACGGCGAGTATCTGTCGCTGCGTACGGGTGACATAATCATCCCGAAAGTCGATAGCTCGGAACCTTTGCGAAGCGAATGTTTACACTTTATTGATTGTGTTGAGAAGCGCAACCGTCCTCGATCAGATGGCGCGGAGGGATTGAAAGTTCTGAAGATTCTTGCCGCTGCTCAGAAATCCATCGATGACGGGGGTGTACCTGTGAAATTATGAGAGGACCAGATGACTGAACATATCTCACCTACTGCGAAGATTGGAAGCGATACGGTCTTCGGTAGGTTTTGTGTGGTTGATGACAACGTGACGATCGGCGCCAGGTGTCAGGTAGGCCACAATGTCGTAATTCATGCCGGAAGCATCATCGGCTCAAATGTCAGAATTGACGATGGCACTGTTATCGGCAAGCTGCCCATGCGCGCCGCGAATTCAGCGGTGACCAAAGAGCAGGAACTCCCCGCGGCACACATTGGCGACAACTGCATTATTGGGACCAACGTTGTTATCTATGCTGGCTCCGTGATCGGCAATAAAGTGCTCGTTGCGGATCTGTCGACAGTCCGAGAAAATGTCTCGATCGGCGATTTTACGATTGTCGGCAGGGGTGTTGCCATCGAAAACTTCTGTAAGATCGGCTCCTACTGCAAGCTCGAAACGAATGTGTACATTACGGCATATTCGGAAGTTGAGGACAGAGTGTTCATTGCTCCCTGCGTCGCGACTTCCAACGACAATTTCGTCGGTCGCACTAAAGAGAGATTCAAACATTTCAAGGGAGTGACTATCAGAAAGGGCGGACGGATCGGTGTCAGTGCGACGATTCTCCCGGGAAAAGTCATCGGTGAGGATACGCTGGTCGCCGCCGGCGCACTCGTAACTTCCGATGCTCCCCCGCGCAAGATTGTCGCTGGTGTGCCGGCAAAAGTGTTCCGCGACGTACCTCCTGAGCAGCTTCTGGAGAATCAGGAATAGAAAGGATACGATATGCAGGTTCCACTGCTCGATTTGAATAGACAGTACAAGACCATCAAGAAAGAGATCGATGAGGCAGTGCTGACCGTCCTCGAACACTGTAAGTTCATCGGTGGTCCGGAATTGAAGAAGCTCGAAGAAGAGATTGCGTCCTTCTGCGGAGTGAAGTATGGTATTGGTGTCAACTCCGGTACGGATGCTCTTCTTATTGCGCTGAGGGCTTGCGGTGTCGGGTCTGGCGATGAAGTGATTACAACTACGTTCTCATTCTTCGCATCAGCTGGCGTGATATCGCGACTCGGCGCCCGTCCGGTTTTCGTGGATATAAATGCTGACGATTACAACATGGATTTCACCAAACTGGAGGCCGCGATCACTCCGAGGACCAAAGTCGTCATGCCGGTTCATCTGTTTGGGCAGTGCGCTGACATGACCCCGATTCTTGATATCTGCAGGAAGCACAAACTTATGGTTGTCGAGGATGCAGCCCAGGCTCTTTCGGCTGCATACAAAGGGAAAATGGCGGGATCGGTTGGTGATTTCGGATGTTTTTCTTTCTTCCCGTCGAAAAACCTCGGTGCATCGGGTGATGCCGGGATGATTGTCTCGGACAGACTTCAGGAAGAGGAGTTCACCCGAACACTCCGCGTACACGGTGCCAAACCGAAGTACTATCACTCCCACATCGGTTACAACAGCCGGCTTGACACTATTCAGGCCGCCATTCTGTTAGTGAAGTTGAAGCATCTATCGCAATGGTCGGAGAAACGCAGGGAGCACGCGGCAATTTACGATGAGGCATTTGCAGGGATCAGTCAAGTGAAGACACCGCACATTCTGGATGGCAACTATCATATATATAATCAGTATACGATAGCCGTTCCTGGCAGAGACAAGCTCCGCGATCATCTCCGCGAAAAGAAGATAGGCTGTGAGATGTACTACCCTGTGCCACTTCACGCGCAGGAATGTTACAAGGATCTTGGATATGCCGATGGCTCACTTCCGGTGGCCGAGAAAGCCGCGAAAGAGGTTATTTCGCTGCCCATATACCCGGAATTGACCGCGGATGAGCAGCAGTTTGTCATCGAAACCGTGAATGCGTTTTACGGTTAAGTGTCCGCGAATCGGCGAGGCGATTGAGCCGTCATATAGAATGGCATCAGGATATCCGACGGGTGCGGCGGGAGTTTCAGTCCTCCGCACCTTTAGTTTTGTAGCATGAGAATCTGTTGGACTGAGCTACGTGGTCAGTGACTATGTTCGTTAAGGACAGCATAAACACATTCCTCCTGAGATGCGCAGTCTATGGATTAGCGTTCTGGGTCTCTATTATTGTTTCCAACCTTGGGCAGGAGGTCAAGGGCGAGGTTGCCATCGTATTCATGATGACGGACGTCGTGCGCCTCGTGTCGCTGATGGGATTCGATGCTGCGGCGGTTTACTACCTCAGACGCAAGAAATATGACTATGATACGGTCGCGCGGACTCTCAATCTGGTAGCTCCGTTGATGTTCCTTGGCTGGTCGCTGATCCTGTTCCCTCTGTTCTACTGGCTGCACTCCTCTGGACTGTTCGGCAATGTCGACTTCAAATATATAGCCGCATGTTTCGTGATAGCGCCGTTCGGTTCGCTGATGGACATTCAAATCAATATCTTCAATGGTTCCGGTGAAATCAGGCGCGGGAATGTGATCAGCTTTCTATTCAATGTGTGGTATCTGGCCACACTGGCTGTGATTACATTCGTGTTCTTCGAGGGTACATGGGGTGTGCTTGCAGCATATACCTTCGCATTCGCAATGTCAGCTCTGCTTGGCGTGGCGATGAACTGGAAACGCAGCCGAAGCAGACGCGGTTTTGAGTGGAATCCTGCGCTTGTGAAGGACCTTGCGAGTTGGGGGGCTCGAAGCCAGGCAGGGGCGCTTGCGCGGAAGATAGCAAGCAGAACAGACCTGCTATTGGCGAACT
This window encodes:
- a CDS encoding Gfo/Idh/MocA family oxidoreductase, which encodes MTNIGLIGAGAWGKHLLRNFANLPTCNVKIVCDVSEKVRAYVSNTYPDIEVVSEFDKIVADPSIDAVVIATTPVTHFDLSRRALEAGKDVFVEKPLVLEVSEGRKLVELAEKTGKLVMVGHIMVYHPAILKLKELIDSGELGEIFYLYSARLNLGKVRDIENALWSFAPHDISVALFLLNKEPVSVTAVARSYLQKEKGIEDVSFMTMLFKEGEMANIHVSWLDPNKVRKLTVVGSKKMVVLDDTEASEKIRIYDKGVDKGLDYQTYGEYLSLRTGDIIIPKVDSSEPLRSECLHFIDCVEKRNRPRSDGAEGLKVLKILAAAQKSIDDGGVPVKL
- a CDS encoding N-acetyltransferase; translated protein: MTEHISPTAKIGSDTVFGRFCVVDDNVTIGARCQVGHNVVIHAGSIIGSNVRIDDGTVIGKLPMRAANSAVTKEQELPAAHIGDNCIIGTNVVIYAGSVIGNKVLVADLSTVRENVSIGDFTIVGRGVAIENFCKIGSYCKLETNVYITAYSEVEDRVFIAPCVATSNDNFVGRTKERFKHFKGVTIRKGGRIGVSATILPGKVIGEDTLVAAGALVTSDAPPRKIVAGVPAKVFRDVPPEQLLENQE
- a CDS encoding DegT/DnrJ/EryC1/StrS family aminotransferase — protein: MQVPLLDLNRQYKTIKKEIDEAVLTVLEHCKFIGGPELKKLEEEIASFCGVKYGIGVNSGTDALLIALRACGVGSGDEVITTTFSFFASAGVISRLGARPVFVDINADDYNMDFTKLEAAITPRTKVVMPVHLFGQCADMTPILDICRKHKLMVVEDAAQALSAAYKGKMAGSVGDFGCFSFFPSKNLGASGDAGMIVSDRLQEEEFTRTLRVHGAKPKYYHSHIGYNSRLDTIQAAILLVKLKHLSQWSEKRREHAAIYDEAFAGISQVKTPHILDGNYHIYNQYTIAVPGRDKLRDHLREKKIGCEMYYPVPLHAQECYKDLGYADGSLPVAEKAAKEVISLPIYPELTADEQQFVIETVNAFYG
- a CDS encoding polysaccharide biosynthesis C-terminal domain-containing protein, which codes for MFVKDSINTFLLRCAVYGLAFWVSIIVSNLGQEVKGEVAIVFMMTDVVRLVSLMGFDAAAVYYLRRKKYDYDTVARTLNLVAPLMFLGWSLILFPLFYWLHSSGLFGNVDFKYIAACFVIAPFGSLMDIQINIFNGSGEIRRGNVISFLFNVWYLATLAVITFVFFEGTWGVLAAYTFAFAMSALLGVAMNWKRSRSRRGFEWNPALVKDLASWGARSQAGALARKIASRTDLLLANYYITVASAGVYSVALNWAELSLFIPFVLHYVLFPHVSGRDKESSIRLTNRVARLSAAVLVLIGISVCVIFPYMEKILYKPDYSGAIYPLMIVMPGVISMGLFKIIMGGLDGLGRPQYGTYASFGALVSTIVLNVLLIPRFGLIGAASATSLTGLVAFSIVGLYYRHLSSAGWSDFLFVKLNDIVAVYESVKSVIVGFRRKN